A segment of the Odontesthes bonariensis isolate fOdoBon6 chromosome 8, fOdoBon6.hap1, whole genome shotgun sequence genome:
aataattaataacggcgaacactgctgttcaataatgaatggggagaagggaatgcttcttctgctgacagcgccaaagaacaagtagcccacatcaggaacgtatgtccatacatggctcgctatccacagggcggttggcggaggtctgcactctctgagtgcatttctagttattattattgttgttgtcgttGATCTTGTGATAGCACCATTTTCACATTATTAACTGTTGTGGATTAAAATACATTCCCTAATCCACACAAATCCAATGTGGCTAACGGGGTGGCAGCGAGTGATCTGATGGTGGCTGTAGCCACTCCTAGCCACCATGTGGTGGCGCCACTGCACCCACCCCTCACATAGACTTTTCTCACCCCTCCGATCTGGCAGAAGGTACCGCAGCATACGGTCTGTCACCACCAGactacaaaacagcttcttcccccaggcCATACGACTCCTCAACACTCAGGGACTGATCTGATCACCCAGAGGGGAACCCTCAGGGCCTTCTACGCCTTCAGAGAAGGCCTTAAAAaattcagaacaaaaacatattagtattaaataataatatatgtatacataaaaaaaaactcaatcactctcatttaaagggatacaaggtagtttagcggcagtatagcgatctctattggtcaacctgaaattctacactgtcgtaaaaatgcccacctttgtattatacacacccactaactaaacatcgtggcgaatgctgccgttgtgttatttagtcagtgcagttaggtcatctgattcacaagtgtagactgcccacgtaagatactataatcagagattttctgaagagagaactcaagataatatgccataatactgttgctgatcttgaatgggattcttccctcatcatggtgtattcgtggagtgattcctttgtattaacagacacttacaaaagtaacatcttagacagatgcgcgcaggcactaccaacatacacgccgcaataaacgcagactagctctacactattccgattgcaatcataatccgaacaaattaatccattttcatttgtagataacaattcttgttcggatcaaaacgctattcttattctaatcaggtcagtccgtgtatttctgaagctaggctacgtctcgaactcaggaggaattagagcaccatcatcagaAGGGCCAGGCtaacctgtctctttacgatctaaaacgcagatcactatggtagatgaacaagatcacgcttggagaaatttcacaaagatgggaagtgcccacatcgaacgtttcatattcagtctgtgaaaggcagaatatgaaacgcttggtgttggctcttcaacgcaagcgaacacatagcctacagctacaactagcatacagtacctagctaagtgccgtaaacacaaacgactcttctcacgcatcacgacacttcagaagcgggtcgctcctgccgaagttacatatgggattttaagcatacagacccctgttgggagcgagacaggcttcattcgcttaccattgacttgtttaacctttgttaaactcctgaaggctataattttaggtgaaaatgctacctagtgcccctttaatttaatacaatacatttaatactACATTCTCGCTAATCTATGTTCCAAAGTTAAGTTTACTGTCAAATTCACATCGGCAGTGAAAGGGTTACTGTCCTGAAACATACTATCCAATCAGAATCGTCCATCTCTATCGAAGCAAGATTAACCGGCTCATTAATTGGTTAGGACTTCACGCATCTCGGGGAAGGCCAAGCTATGTGTTTTGGTTTGGAGAGTGATGggaaaattgaccaatcacggtttgatttgaagtgggcgggacaaaaaaaaaagatcgtaGGCCTTCGTGAAGTCCGAAAAGCGTACAGAGTGGAGCGGTTGAGAGACAGTGCACAATATGGCAACTGCTGACGTtcaaacttttgtgtgtgcgctagtacttccggtgaaaacttccggtgatttgacagctagctcgtcaggttagggccagtggccgtatacaaaggttaacttatagcctagaagaaagatgataatataacgtagctaaaaagactagctttcttcagtagcctaatgcttaccgatttagcaagcctagcagcctagttgctaatgctagccgcagtaacgttaccaaccatacccgacgtcaaggagttggctgagcaggggcaagattatggaggggctggcagagttaacttcataatgggtgagtgcaggtttcattcacttgttttcattctttcacaggattgattcacttcattggtttatccgattgctggccgccgagccattatgtgtctgggtttgtgtaggttactgatcatggttgttagcagtcgatagtcaggttgtgtgagtgtgtattttttctatgggtgcgtgccattgactgtatgagcggtctgtgctcgttttttttaaatttatttaattagattggagatactttattaatcccgaaggaaattaaattttgtcgAAAGACGAGACCAATGTTGTGGCTAGCTTGATAGCCTTTTTTcccgcaatgattttttttcttcagcaacGAGGGCTGAGGTGAAGGCCCAGCCGTAGTGCTCACGGTTCGCTACTGTGATCACCTCTGTTGTATACTGTCCTGAGCCACTTTTTGGTACTTGTCTGATGCACTACTGCACCTCATGTAAATAATAATACAGTCACTTTACACTTTTACActttacaaacattttttttttgcaccacaCTTGCAGTTACTTGTAGCATTTTAGTATTTTAGTCAGGGTTTCCgttagaaaaaaaacctgccGGTCAAAGTGACCGGCCGAGGTTTCACCTTCCGGACATTTTGATAACACCACGGTCAAATATTCCATCGTTCCTAATTAAGCTAGTGTAGAAAAATTTAAAGTAGACTAGTAACAccaaaaaaataattcaacacATTTACTGGCCTTACTTTCAAATAATTACGTGAACACCTGTTGCGCAAACGACCCCGTGCGTTATTAGCACGAGGTGCCCGAGTTAATATTAAGAGACGTATCTGATGAACCAATCATTCTTCCATatatcaaaaaaataaaaaataaactttttttgtggTTTAATGAACTAACCCCCCTTACCCACATACAATTAAGAGTTTTAACAGTTATAGTAACGGTCTTGACGTGCACCTGATATGGTGCGGTTTAAGGTAGCCTAAATTTCAAATGAATAGGCATGAGGCCATCAAATTATTCATTGGTTTACATCACTACCTTTTACGTTTTTTGGCCATGTTGAAATTATCAGCTGCCGACAAGAAATTGAAAGTTTGTAATGTCTCTCCGCAGCTGGCGATGCGCATAAGGCGCATAACTTTGTGCTCTGAGAGGCGACTTCGCTGCTTGGTCTTGATTCGGTTCTGCAGCGAAAACCCCCTCTCTGCGGGAACACTGGAGACTGGGATCACACAAGCTATTTTGGCGAGCTTGGCCCACTCTGGATAGATTTCGATGAAGTCCCGAATGAGGACTTCACAGGCTGTGGCGAATTGCAATCCCCCATAGCCACGGAGCGCTGTCATCACAGCGAGGGGATCTCGTCGCAGGGCAATGGCATTAATAAGAGGAGTGGTGTCTGCAGACTCAACAGTTGTAAAATGGGAAACAACCGTTCTGATCGCTGGTTCTGCATATTCTTGAAgagctaaaaaaagaaagaaaaaagaaagaagaagaagcaaatAGGAGACAATGATGAGTTATTAGAACTTTTGTTGTTAAGTGAGGGATGTTAAGATGAGACATTATTTCTTTCATTGTGCTATTCATTCATTACAGGAATTGTTAACTTAAgcattttgaatgaatacattttgaataaaaTCATTTGTTATGAGAGTTATTGTTGTTAACTTTTActgaaaagcatttttaatAAACCAACTGTAAATATCTTGTTATTGTAGGACTGTGTAGGCCTATGTTAAGTGAGCGCATGCCACAGACATAAATAAAgataatattataataataataatatgtaatataatataatataatataaaataataataatatataatatactatataatatataatataatataataataacattgttaaagcagcagcatcatCCTCCAAGGTGTCCTGGTTTTCCCAAACGAAAATATGGTCACCCTAGTCTAGGCTATAAAATAATCGGGCATATAGTAGGTCTATGTCTGCAAGAGGGACAAAGAATAGCTCCTTCTTACCATTCTGTGATGGAGGATATCTACGAGGATTGAGGAGGGTGTCGAAGCAGTGAAGTAGATCCAAGCAGTCTTCGGGGAATCTGTCTTGTAAGGCATCTATCAGATGTTGAACAAACCGTTCTCTGACTTTTCTGAAAGCTTGGATTGAGCGGTCGCTTGCGTTGGTCACTTTTATATCCATGTACTTGCCGTCTTCATAGCCTGCCAGGAAATTCTCCTCTTCTGGACCCGGGGCATCTCGGAACTGTGTGAATGCCGCGACAGATGCTTGCACTACTGGTCGGATACTGGAGAGATTGACGTTGTCTTTCTGAAACACTAAATTCAGCTTGGTCATCACAGGTAGCAGATCGGCCAATGCGTGAGTCAGGGCTATGAAGCTGTAGCTCTGGATTTGACCTAGCAGTCCTTGCGCTTTTGCATTTCCTCTCAAGGCCTCTTCAGTTAGCTCCATGACCACAGCTGGCCAGTTGTGTTTCATGGCCTTCACCGCCCTGTGTAGGGATAGCCAGCGCACTGCGCAAGGCTGCTTGAGGCTGACCATGTCCTCATCGTGGAGTTCAGCTGTAAGTTGGCCCAGCCGGTTTGTTCTTGTTGCTGAGTGCTTGTAAAAGGAGTACACTGATGAGATTGTGTTTTTGTAAGATGTGATGTTGTTGGCGGACTTTTCTGCGTCCAGGGCAGCAAGAGCCGCTCTGTGGGCCACGCAGTGCACTTGTATGGAGAAGGGATTCGCCTGCTTAAGCAAAGCACCAACCCCACCATGCCTCCCCATCATTACGCTTGCACCATCTGAACCCAGGCCAATGACACGAGACAGTTCAACATCCATTTCCCGAAGCACAGCGACTAGGCGATCATAAATGCATCTTGCGGTCCCGCAGTCCACATCGTGATTTCCAAGAAAGCACGTCTCCACCTTTCCTTCCATTTCCAGCTTTAGATAAACTATCAACTTTTTGTTAACTGTGATGTTTACTGTTTCGTCGATGATCAGTCCAACAAAGTcactcctttttattttttcctgtatCTGATTCATCACCACATCTTCTAATGCCTTCTCCATGTCATCAACAGAGTCACTGTGGTGATAAATACCATCGATAGTGACGAAGTCTGGAGCCTCGAGAGCTCGCAGAAGCTCTGTCTGCGCAACAAACTGGTTTGAAGGAATTACATGTTTGGCCATATGGAAGACAATTTTGAGCTGCGATGACAACTTTTTCTTTGAACTTTCCGTGGCCTTCTCGCAGTGGCTTTTCACGACAACCTGCTGTGGTTTTAAATGGAGCGCGGAGACATGGTCATTGCTTTGGCTGTGTTCAATTAGAGCTGACATTCTGAAATTAGTCGATCCTTTTGTAAAACCATTGCGTCGTCCGGCCATTTCGCAATGTGAACAGAACATTGTTTCTTTACCGCTAACAACCTCACACCTCAGCCATGTGAACTTTTCACCCCAATCGGAACGAAACACCCGAGACTTTTGCCTTTTCTCTGGAGGTGGAGTCGGCACATCTGGCACAGGCACAGACCAGtcatcatcagcagcagcaccaggacCTCTCTTGTGAGTCGCATCTGGAGTCGTCGCATCTTtcagaaaaaaacttttaaggCTACTCTGCCTGGGACCGGCCATATTTTAACAATAGCCGACGTAGCCTATTTGTTTTTTAGCAGAAGACGAAGCCGCATTCAATAAACAAAGGGGTGTTTTTACACTTTTCGCGGTAGAATCTTTGCTGCATGCGCAAACGCTCGGCCAATCACACGCCATACACCTTTCGATGTGTTTGTATTaggttaaattattttattctaatagGCTACTGTGTTACTACATTAGACTTAGCCTAAATGGTAGTATTATTCTGAAAATCAAATTGAGTTAGATAGAGGGATTATTAGTAGGACATTATTAAAAATTCGCGGGTTTTGTGCcgcgctggtgtgtgtgtgtctctaagCAACTGTGAGTGACAGCACCGCGCGCAGGGAGCCAGGCAGACTCACAGAGGAGCGCAGCCGGGGAGGCGGGGCTTTGTGTGGATGCGTGTGGTGACAGACAAGTGTGAAAATACGGAACAAATCCAACATTTTGTTGCCAAATAAGGGACGATTCCATATTTCAAGGGACGGGTGGCAACCCTAAATTTAGTCAATTTCAAACGGACACTTTGACCGGTGAGATTTCATTTTCTcggacatttattttttttccggTCAATGTCCGGTAATTACCGGACAACGGAATGTCAGATTTTAGTATTGTCTTtgttgtcccagctgttctttgttgttgctgtttgtttgcactgaaaacttctcgagaaacattatttcattgcactctgtactgtgtatatggctggaatgacaataaatcctcttgaatcttgaatcttgaataatAACGCTCAGATTTTGGCGTGTTTTGTGATTTTTAACATTACAGACTGAAGCTGAGCTTTTTAACCATTCCTTGGCTCCGACGGCAGTGACCTCTGTTTagtcttttttatttgaaaaaaatgctgGATCATCCAGTGGTTGATTTGTTCGAGGTACTTAATGTCTGTAAGGAATTATAATCCCCAGGCGATCTGTATGCCGTAGTTGTGGCAGCACATATGGTACTCATACGCTGCTGCGTCACTCCGACATTTCAGCTGCATCACTGACAGAACATACCTGCCACCTGACTGGAAACTGCACAGTTTAAGAATGCTGGTCACTAAACCGATGGTATGAAAGTGATCAAGATATTATGTGTCCCTAATGTTCTGTTGGGATTTTACATCCAAGCAATTGGTTAACTGAAAGTAAAATTGTCACggccatggggttttccccatgtttttagttttatcatgttttaggttgtcatgtcttggtttttgagttcacgttttgttttagtcttgccattgtttttcccctcacttcccatgccaggttattagtttcactcacgtcacctgtttttcattgtccccagccGCACTtattcaccaatcactcccagtttagtatttagttcccagggtcccctttcattttgtgaaatcctttatctgtggctgtgttcgaaacctcctgcttctcctactactcctactactcctactactcctacttctcctactactcctactactcctactactcctacttctcctactactcctactactcctacttctcctactactcctactactcctactaactttaactttttttaagttcccggatgcatacaagattcgccgaaatgttgggtatgcatcatgaggttactactcatactcaaactacccaagatgcaatgtaacgtgacgtcgccggtCGTCAtatcctgtcaaaacggcagtttcaagctagctacaacgagggtaggtttacttcctgttttcaaaacaaaagcaccaattttatcgtaatggctttccttatgataaaaggcaacgggtattttattttgtgaaaataaccggaagtgcgtt
Coding sequences within it:
- the LOC142385721 gene encoding uncharacterized protein C17orf113-like, with translation MAGRRNGFTKGSTNFRMSALIEHSQSNDHVSALHLKPQQVVVKSHCEKATESSKKKLSSQLKIVFHMAKHVIPSNQFVAQTELLRALEAPDFVTIDGIYHHSDSVDDMEKALEDVVMNQIQEKIKRSDFVGLIIDETVNITVNKKLIVYLKLEMEGKVETCFLGNHDVDCGTARCIYDRLVAVLREMDVELSRVIGLGSDGASVMMGRHGGVGALLKQANPFSIQVHCVAHRAALAALDAEKSANNITSYKNTISSVYSFYKHSATRTNRLGQLTAELHDEDMVSLKQPCAVRWLSLHRAVKAMKHNWPAVVMELTEEALRGNAKAQGLLGQIQSYSFIALTHALADLLPVMTKLNLVFQKDNVNLSSIRPVVQASVAAFTQFRDAPGPEEENFLAGYEDGKYMDIKVTNASDRSIQAFRKVRERFVQHLIDALQDRFPEDCLDLLHCFDTLLNPRRYPPSQNALQEYAEPAIRTVVSHFTTVESADTTPLINAIALRRDPLAVMTALRGYGGLQFATACEVLIRDFIEIYPEWAKLAKIACVIPVSSVPAERGFSLQNRIKTKQRSRLSEHKVMRLMRIASCGETLQTFNFLSAADNFNMAKKRKR